A region from the Mycobacterium heidelbergense genome encodes:
- a CDS encoding metallophosphoesterase family protein, producing MTTQGSANGGKPTLWAVSDLHTGHLGNKPVAESLHPSSPDDWLIVAGDVAERTDEIRWTLDLLRRRFAKVIWVPGNHELWTTNRDPAQVFGRARYDYLVALCDELGVVTPEHPFPVWTERGGPATIVPMFLLYDYTFLPEGATSKAEGLAIARQRSVVATDEFLLSPEPYPTRDEWCRERLAATRARLEQLDWMTPTVLVNHFPLVREPCDALFYPEFSLWCGTTRTADWHTRYNAVCSVYGHLHIPRTTWYDGVRFEEVSVGYPREWRRRKPYSWLRQVLPDPQYAPGYLNDFGGHFVITPEMRRQSEQFRERLRQRQSR from the coding sequence GTGACAACCCAGGGCTCGGCCAACGGCGGAAAGCCGACGCTGTGGGCGGTCTCCGACCTGCACACCGGTCACCTGGGCAACAAGCCGGTCGCCGAATCGCTGCACCCGTCGTCGCCGGACGACTGGCTGATCGTCGCCGGCGACGTCGCCGAACGCACCGACGAGATCCGCTGGACGCTTGACCTGCTGCGACGCCGGTTCGCCAAGGTCATCTGGGTGCCGGGCAACCACGAGCTGTGGACCACCAACCGCGACCCCGCGCAGGTCTTCGGCCGGGCGCGCTACGACTACCTGGTCGCCCTGTGCGACGAGCTGGGCGTGGTCACGCCCGAGCATCCGTTCCCGGTGTGGACCGAGCGCGGCGGCCCGGCCACGATCGTGCCGATGTTCCTGCTCTACGACTACACCTTCTTGCCCGAGGGGGCGACGAGCAAAGCCGAGGGCCTGGCCATCGCGCGGCAGCGCAGCGTGGTGGCCACCGACGAGTTTCTGCTCTCGCCCGAGCCGTACCCCACCCGCGACGAGTGGTGCCGCGAGCGGCTGGCCGCCACCCGCGCCCGCCTCGAACAGCTCGACTGGATGACGCCGACGGTCCTGGTGAACCACTTCCCGCTGGTGCGCGAGCCGTGCGACGCGCTGTTCTACCCGGAGTTCTCGCTGTGGTGCGGGACCACTCGTACCGCCGACTGGCACACCCGCTACAACGCCGTCTGCTCGGTGTACGGCCACCTGCACATCCCGCGCACCACCTGGTACGACGGGGTGCGCTTCGAGGAGGTGTCGGTGGGCTACCCGCGGGAGTGGCGGCGCCGCAAGCCGTACAGCTGGCTGCGCCAGGTGCTGCCGGACCCGCAGTACGCGCCCGGCTACCTCAACGACTTCGGCGGGCACTTCGTGATCACCCCCGAGATGCGCCGGCAGTCCGAGCAGTTCCGGGAGCGATTGCGGCAGCGGCAGTCGCGATGA